The Anaerolineae bacterium DNA segment GCCGCCCAGTTGGCGCAGTTCTACGGCGTGCCCATTTACTGCTCCGCCGGCATGAGCGACGCTAAAATCCCCGACTTCCAGGCCGGCGCTGAGAAAACCCTGACCCTTCTGCTGACCGCCATGGCCGGCGCATCCTACATCCATCACGCCGTCGGCATGATCGAAAACATGAACGCGGTCTCCTATGAGCAGATGGCGCTGGACAACGACATTATCCTGATGGTCAAGCGCGTCATACGCGGCATCACCGTGGATGCGGAGCATCTGGCCGGCGAAGCCATCCGGCGCGTTGGCCCGGGCGGGCATTACCTCATGGACGAGCACACCCTGCGCCACATGCGCGGTGAGATGGCCTTTCCACGGTTGATGGACCGCAGTGCTCGCGAGACATGGACCGCCGCCGGCAAAAG contains these protein-coding regions:
- a CDS encoding trimethylamine methyltransferase family protein, with amino-acid sequence QLVRRGTPVLAGYIPGQMNPGTGGYLGGTPEFGLMQAGAAQLAQFYGVPIYCSAGMSDAKIPDFQAGAEKTLTLLLTAMAGASYIHHAVGMIENMNAVSYEQMALDNDIILMVKRVIRGITVDAEHLAGEAIRRVGPGGHYLMDEHTLRHMRGEMAFPRLMDRSARETWTAAGKSTARQRAAQWVMDLLAEPAVPRLSPEQDALLRGRFGVHDGLEEIHGG